The following is a genomic window from Janibacter sp. DB-40.
GCGCTCGCGGGTGCCGGGGTGCTGCGCGTCGAGCACGCACTCGTCTACCTCGACCGCTACCACCGGGAGGAGGTGCAGGTCGCGCAGGACCTCGCCCGTCGTGCCGCCACCCCTGCGCCGGCCGTGGACGAGGCGATGCTCGAGGCCGGGCTGGAGCGGGTCTTCCCCGGCGCCAGCTGGACCGAGCAGCGCGATGCGGTGCGCACCGCCGTCGGGCGCCTGACCACCGTGCTCGCGGGCGGACCCGGTACCGGCAAGACCTCGACCGTCGCCGGCCTGCTCACCCTGCTGCTCGAGCAGGCAGCGGGCGCCGGTCGCCGCCCGCGCATCGCCCTCGCGGCACCGACCGGCAAGGCGGCGGCCCGCCTGCGCGAGTCCGTCCTCGGCTCCCTCGAGGCCCTCTCCATGCAGGACCGCGAGCGCCTGGGCACCGACATCGAGGCCGTGACCGTCCACCGCCTGCTCGGGTGGCGGCCCGACAGCAGCAACCGCTTCCGTCGGGGACGCGGCAACCCACTCCCCCACGACATCGTCGTCGTCGACGAGGCGTCGATGCTCTCCCTGACGATGACGGCCCGCCTGCTGGAGGCACTGCGGCCCTCCGCTCGACTGCTGCTCGTCGGCGACCCCGACCAGCTCGCCTCCGTCGAAGCCGGCGCGGTGCTCGCGGACCTCGTCGCCGGTTACGGCGAAGGCGGTGTCCTGAGGTGCGACGAAGGCGGTGCCCTGAGGTGCGACGAAGGAGCCTCGAAGGGAGCCGCGAAGGGCGGTGACAGCCCGGTCGCGCGGTTGCGCACCTCGCACCGCTTCGGCAAGGAGATCGGCGCCCTGGCAGAAGCGGTGCGGGTCGGCGACGCCGACGGGGCGATCGCCATCCTCGCCGCGTCGAGGGAGGGCGGACCGGTGCAGCACGTCGAGGTCGAACACGTGCTCGACGCCGACGAGGCACTGCGACCACGACTGCTGGACCAGGCGAAACGGCTGCGGACGCTGGCCCTCGACGGCGCCCACCCGGCGGCCCTGCGCGAGCTGGGTGAGCACCGGTTGCTGTGCGCCCATCGCGACGGACCGTGGGGCGTCGGCCCGTGGAACGACCGGGTCGAGCGCTGGCTCGCCGAGGCGACCGGGGAGCACGGCCGCCACCAGCTGGGTCGGCCGCTGCTCGTGACCGCGAACGACCGCGGACTCGGGCTCTTCAACGGCGACACCGGCGTGATGTCGTTGCGTGAGGGCCGCGTCGTCGGGGTCTTCGGGGAGCCGGAGGCCCCGCAGGTGCACGCCGCGACCTCGCTCGCGGACGTCGAAACCGCCTACGCCATGACGATCCACAAGAGCCAGGGCAGCCAGGCGACGTCCGTGACCGTGCTCCTGCCCGACGCCGACTCGCGGCTGCTCACCCGCGAGCTGCTCTACACCGCGATCACGCGTGCGCAGAAGTCGGTCGTCCTGGTCGGCTCTGAGGAGGCGATCCGCGCCGCGATCACCCGCCGTACCCAGCGTGCGACCGGGCTGCGGCACCGCTTGTGACCTGACGCCGTGGCACGCGCTCAGCCTCCGCTGCACCCCCGGGTCGTGCGCCCGGCCACTCGGTCAGGCCGGCTCGGCGTGCAGCACGCGGAAGCGCTCGAGGACGACGGGCATGTCCCGCGCGAAGCCCCGGTCGTGGCTCGCGTTCTCGGTGAAGAAGTCCTCGTGGACCCGACGCCAGTGGGCCAGGGTCCGATCACCCTCCCCCTCCGCATGCGCGTGCTCCTCGTCGACCTCGTCGAAGGGGGCCGTGCGCACATCGGTGGTCACGACGAGGGCCCGCGGAGTCCCGGCGCTGTCGACGACGATGCCCAGGGTGCCCGGCGTCGGCAGGTCCTCCCCCTCGGCCTCGTAGTCCCACAGGGCCGAGGACGTGGCGGTCTTCGTTCCGTCGAGCACGAGGGCGAGCAGCTCGTCGGCCTGCTCGGGCGTCGCACCGAAGGCCCAGGCCGGGGGCCGCAGCGTCGCGAGGACGCTCTCACCCATGTACGAGCTCACGGTCGCCAGCCTGGCGTGCTGCTGCGCGCGCTCCCAGAAGGCCTCGATGTCATCCATGCCCACATCCTGCCGGTTCGATACCTCTGCGCGTGCCGCAGTGCGCTGGAATTCGCAGGAGCCTAAGCAGTTGCGACCGGGAAGGCGCAGGAGCCTAAGCAGTTGCGGCCGGGAGACCGCAGGAGCCTAAGCAGTTGCGAAGGGGGAACGGCTGGCCTGCCGGATCGTCCGTCGAACCGCGGCCGGCGATCAGCGCAGGACGGTGCGCTGGTAGGTCCGGATCGACAGCGGCACGAAGATCGCCATGATCAGCAGGATCCAGCCGAGCGTGTAGATCTCGGCGTGCTGCAGGGCCCACGTGTACTCGGCCGCCTCACGCGCCGCCTCGGCGGTCATCCCCGTGTCGGCGAGTGCCCCGAGGTTGCCGAAGTTGTCCCGCACTGCGTGCGTGAGCGTCGAGATCGGGTTCCACCCGGCGAAGGTCCGCAGCGCGGCAGGGAGCCGCTCGGCGGGCACGAAGGTGTTGGCGATGAAGGTCAGCGGGAAGATGATGATGAAGGAGGCATTGCCCACGACCTCGGGGGTGCGCACCTTCAGCCCGACCCAGGCCATCACCCAGCTGATCGCGTAGGCGAAGAGGAGCAGCAGCAGCGTCGCGACGACGGCGTCGAGGATGCCGTCACGGATCCGCCAGCCGATGAGCAGCCCGGTGATCCCCATGACCAGCAGCGAGATGACGTTGTTGACGACGTCGGACAGGGTGCGACCGATGAGGACGGCACCCGGATGCATCGGCAGCGTGCGGAATCGGTCGATGACCCCCTTCTGCATGTCCTCGGCCATGCCGAAGCCGGTGAAGGTCCCACCGAAGACGACCGTCTGGGCGAAGATGCCGGCCATGAGGAACTCGCGGTAGCCGTCGGAGTTGCCCTGCGTCAGGGCACCGAAGACGAAGCCGAAGAGCAGCACGAACATGATCGGTTGGAGGGTGGTGAAGACGAGCAGGTCGGGCACGCGTCGCAGCTTGATGATGTTGCGCCGGACGATCGTCCAGGAGTCGCTCACGAGGTGGGTCATGCGCTCTCCTGCTGGGTCTCGGTCTCGTCCTCGGCGTGGTGACCGGTGAGGGAGAGGAACGCGTCATCCAGCGTCGGGCGACGGATCCCGATGTCCTGCACGGTGATCCCCTCCCGCCCGAGCCGGCCGACGGCGTCGACGAGGGCGGTGGTGCCGTTGCTGATCGCGACGTTCAGCGTGCGGGTGTGCTCGTCGACGTCGACGTCGCCGACCCCGACGGACGCGAGCGTGGTGGCCGCGTCGCCGACGCGGGTCTCGTCCTCGACGGTGACGGTCAGCCGCTCGCCCCCCACCTGTGCCTTCAGCTGGTCGGCGGTGCCCTGGGCGATGATCCGGCCCTGGTCGATGACGACGATGTCGTCGGCGAGGAAGTCGGCCTCCTCGAGGTACTGCGTCGTCAGCAGCACCGTCGTGCCGGACCCGACGAGGTCACGGATGACCTCCCACATGTCCCCGCGTGAGCGCGGGTCCAGGCCGGTGGTCGGCTCGTCGAGGAAGACCACCGGCGGCCGCGTGACGAGCGCGCCGGCGAGGTCGAGGCGTCGCCGCATGCCGCCGGAGTAGGTCTTCGCCGGGCGGTCGGCCGCGTCGTCGAGGCTGAAGTCGGTGAGCAGCTCGCCCGCGCGACGACGCGCCGCTGCGCCACCCACGTGGTAGAGCCGCCCGATCATCTCGAGGTTCTCCCGGCCGGTGAGGTACTCGTCCACGGCGGCGTACTGCCCGGCCACACCGATGCGCGAGCGCACCGCGAGGGGGTCGGCGACGACGTCGATGCCGGCGACCCGGGCGCTGCCGGAGTCCGGCCGGATGAGCGTGGAGAGGATGCGCACCGCCGTCGTCTTGCCGGCGCCGTTGGGCCCCAGGACCCCCAGCACGCTCCCCGCCGGTACGGACAGGTCGATGCCCCGCAGGGCCCGGACCTGCCCATAGGTCTTCGTCAGGCCCTCGGCCTCGATCGCTGCATCACCCACGATCGGCAAGGCTATTGCAGTCCACCGACGGCCCCAACCCGATTTTCCGTGCGGCGCCACGACAGAAGAGGCCGCCTCCCCGGGGGCGGAGGAGAGCCCTCGGGGAGGCGGCGGTCAACCCCCTTCGCCATGCCGTGGCATCACCGGGCGGAGGGGGCGGTCATCACGACCCGTAGACGGACTGGATGCCCTGCCGGTCCCAGTCGGTCATGGTCAGGCTGCCGTCGGTGCCGTTGCACTGCGGGTAGTGCATGATCGACGACGAGTCGTAGGGGGTCAGCGGACGCCAGCTGTTGTCCTCGAAGCAGGTGCCGGCCTCGGGGCGCGTGTGCTCGTGGCGGAAGCCGAGGGTGTGGCCGAGCTCGTGGGCCATGATGTTGGACGGCTCCCAGCCGGAGGTGAAGATCTGGCTGGTGTTGACCAGGACGTTCATGTACCGGTCGGAGGAGCTGGGGAAGAAGGCGCGCGCGATGTAGTTGGCCTGCTTGACCGGCTCGACGGAGAAGACGACGTCGCGGTTGCGCGTGGTGCAGTTGCTGTCCTCGGCTGCGACGTGGACGAAGTCGACACCGGAGCTGGCCGACTCCCACTGGGCCGCACCGGACGCCATCGCGGCGGCGACCGCGTCGTGGTCCCCGCGGAACTTGGTGCTCACGCAGTAGGTGAGGTCCCGGGCCTGGCCGGCGCTCCACACGTCGTCCTGGCCGTAGACCTGGTTGACGACGAGGTTGGTGCTGTTGTCCTGCCCCGTCATCGCGTCGTAGAAGTCACGCAGACCGGCCTGCGTGCTCACCGGGATGTCACCGTCGACGATGTACTGCCGGTCGGCGTCCTGGTAGGTGTCGGCGCGGAACTCCTGGTACGAGGGCGGGTCGACGTCCTCGGCCTGGACGGCCGTCGCCGCCCCCATCGAGACGGACGCCGCGATCGCGAGGATGCCGGCAGCGCGGGTGGTGCGCTTCATGTGGTTGTCCCTTCCCTGTGGCGAAGGGGGGAGTGCGGTCGCCTCCCCCGTGGCCCGACGGTAGGGCGCGCAGCACCCTCGAAACTGCCAGCCGCGAGTACGGGAAGGACCACGGCTCCTCACGATTTGGTCAGGAGGTCCGTCGGTGACCGCGCCGATCCAACGGACGTCCTGCGTCGATCAGGCGCTCCGCCCGGCGACCTCGGCGAGGATCTGCAGGGTGCGCACCCGCTGGTCGAGACCCGGCGCGGGGTTGGTGACCATGAGCTCGTCGGCATCGGCGAGCGCCGCGAAGTCCGCGAGCCCGGTCGCCACCTCGTCGGGGTCACCGGCGACGGTGTGGGTGAGCATGTGCTTGGCCTGCTCCCCGACCTGGGTGTCGAGCAGCGCGACGACCATGTCGTCGTCGATGCGTCCGGAGCCGACCCGGCCGGCGAGCATGCGCACCCGGGCGTGCAGGACCTTCTCCTGCGCCGCCTGCGCCGTCGCGGTGTCGTCGGCGGCGATGACGTTCAGTGCCGCGATGACGTGCGGCTCGGCGAGCTGCTCGCTCGGGGTGAACTTCGCGCGGTAGGTGCGCACGGCCTGCTCGAGCGCGTCGGGGGCGAAGTGGCTGGCGAACGCGTACGGCAGCCCGTAGGCGGCGGCGAGCTGGGCGCCGAAGAGCGAGGAGCCCAGGATGTACAGCGGCACGTTCGTCCCGCGTCCCGGGTAGGCGTGGATGCCCTCGATCCGGGTCTCGCCGGAGAGGTAGCCCTGCAGCTCGCGCACGTCGTGGGGGAATGCCTCCGCGGCCCGCGGGTCGGTGCGCAGGGCGCGCATGGTCGCACCGTCGGTGCCGGGCGCCCGGCCGAGGCCCAGGTCGATCCGTCCCGGGTGCAGCTCCGCGAGGGTGCCGAACTGCTCGGCGATGACCAGCGGCGAGTGGTTGGGCAGCATGACGCCACCGGAGCCGACGCGGATGCGCTCGGTGCGGGCCGCGATGTGCGCGATGAGCACCGAGGTCGCGGCGGAGGCGATCCGCGGCATGTTGTGGTGCTCGGCGAACCACAGTCGCTCGAAGGCACCCAGCTCGTCGGCGGTCCGGGCCAGGGTCACGGTCTGGTCCAGCGCCTCGGCGACCGGCTGGTCCCGGGCGACGGTGGCCAGGTCGAGGAGGGACAGAGGAGGGAGCGCGGCACTCATGCCGCCATCGTCTCACCGGCCCCTCGCGGGCCGTGGCGAAGGGGGTGGGTCCGGGTTGTCAGGGGCGGCACCTAATCTCTGGCGCATGGAGATCGGGGACGCACGAGTGCTGGCACGGGAGCTGATGGACGAGCACGGCCTCGAGGACTGGACGCTGGTCCTCGACCGCGCCAAGCGACGGGCGGGGGTGTGCCGCTACTCCGACCGGGCGATCGGCCTGAGCCGGCACCTGACCCGCCTGCACACCCTCGACCAGGTCCGCGACACCGTCCTGCACGAGATCGCGCACGCGCTCGCCGGGCCCGCAGCGGCCCACGGGCCCCGGTGGCGCAGGACCGCGATCGCCGTCGGCGCGAGCCCGCAGCGGTGCCTTCCCGACGACGCGGCCAGGATCCCCGGAAGCTGGCTCGGCACCTGCCCGCGGGGGCACACCGTCGACCGGCACCGACGCCCCTCACGGGTGCTGTCCTGCCGTCGCTGCTGCCCCGGGTTCAGTCCCGACTCGATCTTCGAGTGGACCCACCACGGGGTGCCGACCGACCCCGGTCCGGGTTACCGTCGCGAGCTCGCCGGCATCCTCGCGCGCCGCTGATCCCCGGGTCGGGGATGAATTCCGGCGGCGGCATGGTTGGCTGTGGGTGTGAATGTTCGCGAGATCCTGCCCCCCGGCGTCGACCTGCCCTCCGAGGGCACGGTGACGATGTTCTCCACGACCTGGTGCGGCTACTGCCGTCGGCTGAAGTCGCAGCTGGATCGTGAGGGCATCGGCTACACCGAGATCAACATCGAGAACACCCCCGGCACCGCCGAGCTCGTCGAGGTGGTCAACGGCGGCAACCAGACCGTGCCGACGCTGCTCTTCCCTGACGGCTCGTCGGCCACGAACCCGTCGCTGGCCGACGTGCGCAAGCAGCTGGGTTAACCATGGCCAAGCTCTCCCAACCGACCAGGGCGGCGATCGGGACCAGCCTCGCCGGTGGTGCCCTGTCGGCCCTGTCCAACGCACCGCTGCAGTTCGGACACCTCTTCCGGGGGCGCTTCCCGACCGTGGCGGTGACGGGGATGACCGGTGTCGGCAAGACCCGTCTGGCCGACCGCCTCGCCCGGCGCGCCTCCGTCGAGGCCGCCCTCGACGACGGCTCCGCGACGATGGAGCGCCGCACCCGCAAGACCGCCAAGGGCCGCGGCTTCCGCTTCCGCGTCGTCCCCGGCGACAACGCCGCGACGCGGCTGTCCGCGCTCGACGAGGTCTTCCACGACGACCCGGTCGACGGCGTCCTGCACGTCGTCGCCAACGGCCACGCCACCCCGCGCGGGACCATGCCGGCCGACGCGACGCGCGAGGACCTGCTGGCGGCCGAGCTCGAGGACTTCGCGATCACCTCGCACCGGGTCGCCTCGATGGCCGTGCGCCGGGACAGGCCGATCTGGCTGATCATCGTCGTGACGAAGTCCGATCTCTTCGCCGACGACGTGGACGCCGCCGTCCGGTACTACTCCCCCGGCAGCGGCACCCCCTTCGGCGCCAAGGTCGACGAGCTGCGCTCGCTCGCCGGCGGTGCCCGCCTCTCCGTCGACGTCGTGCCGATGTTCACCGAGGCCGAGGCCACCACCGGCAAGGAGAAGAAGCAGGCCGACCGCGGCTCCGCGCAGCTGATCAGCCGCCTCGAGGCGCGGATGGCCCAGCTCAGCGGCCACGTCTGAGTCAGCAGGAGCTGTGGCCCACGGTCAGCGCTGCGGATACGGTGGCGCCGTGCCCGACCTGCTGCTGATGATCGCCCTGGAGTACACCGCATGAGGCCCCGACGTCGCGCTGTCCTTGGTGCCGGTGGCGCCGCTGTCGTGGCGCTGCTGTCCGGCTGCTCCTCGACGTCGCGGACCGAGGCACCCCAGCCCACAGGCAACGGCTCGCCCAGCCCGGGGACAGAGGGTTCGACTGAGCGACACCCGCCCATGATCCACATCCATGGAGTCGCTCGTCACCCGCGCACCGGTGATCTGCTGCTGGCAACACACCAGGGCTTGTTCCAGCAGGTCGACGGCGACCTCGTCCGCAATGGTCCCGCCATCGATCTGATGGGCTTCGCCATCGACGGCGATGGCACTCTCTACGCCTCCGGGCACCCCGCACCGGGCACCGATCTCCCTCAGCCGGTGGGTCTCATCACCTCACAGGACACGGGTGGCAACTGGCAGATCGCGTCACGAGGAGGACAATCGGACTTCCACGCTCTGAGCGCCGGACCGACTGGCGTCCTCGGCTTCGACGGGACGCTTCGCCACACCCGGGACACCAAGACCTGGACCACACGGGACATCCCTTCGCCCCCACGGGTACTGGCTGCCTCTCCGAGGTCCGGGAGGGTACTGGCCACCACCGAGGCCGGCCTGCTCATCAGCCAGGACGATGGCGCCACGTGGGCCTCCCTCGCCCCACCGGAGACCGCCGTTCTCGCCGCGTGGGCCGACGAGGACACCATCGTGGTCTCCTCGCCCGCAGGACGGATCGCCACCAGTGACGACGCCGGCCGCACCTGGCGTCGTCACCCGAAGAGCATCGGGGCGGCCGAGGCGCTGTGGGCGGGCCGCACTGCTGAGGGGCAGCTGGAGATCATCGCGTCCGTCGAAGGACGCGTGATCAGCACGACGGACGCAGGAACAACGACCCGGGTGCTGATTCAGTGACTCGTGGGCTCTGAGCCCTCGGCGCAGCTGCCGCCCTCGCCCGGGTAGGTGGCGGGCCGAGGGCGGCAACGCTCGGCGGGTCAGGCCAGCGAACTGATCAGGTCACGGCAGGCCCGCTCACAACGCCGGCACGCCTCGGCACAGATGCGGCAGTGCTCATGCATCGAGGCGTGCTCATCGCAGTTGTCAGCGCACGACTTGCAGACCGTCGCACACGCTTCGAGGAGGGCGCGCGTCACGTTGGCGTCATAGCCCGTGTGGCGCGAGAGCGCGGAGCCGGTCGTCGTGCAGATGTCCGCGCAGTCCAAGTTGGTGCGGATGCACTTGGTGAGGTCAGCGACCATGTCCTCACTCAGGCAGGCGTCAGCACAGGCGGTGCAGGTCTGGGCACATTCGAAACAGGCCTGAATGCATTCGGTCAGCTTGGCTCGGTCGATGCCACCCAGATCCTTCGGGTAGGCCTCGAGCATCTGCTCCACGGTGTGCATGGCACTACTCCTTCCATCCGTTGGAACGACGCGGCAACGATCCTGCAGGCGCGTCGACGAGTGCTTGGACTACCCCGGCGAGGTAATCGGAAACTGAATGACCGCGGACGGGGGCCGTCTACCCCAGCGACAGCTCGCGACACCGTCGTTCATGCGAGGACACGCTCGCGGCTCATCCGGACTCATCCGGTGAAGCGCACATACTGTGGGGGGTACGGGTAGAGAGTCCAGCGGAGAAGCATGAGAAGGAGACGGCATGGCGACGACCCCTCGCAGGGTTCAGGCAGCGACGACCGCCGCGGCGGTCATTGCGCTGCTTGCAGGATGCGGCGGCGCGGCAGAGGAGGAGGCAACGCAGTCACCTCACTCGTCGATGACGTCCGGCTCGTCCGAATCGGAGCACGGGTCCGGCGAGGAGATGACCGATCACCAGCCGGATGGTGGACCTCCCCCACAGGGAGCCGAAAGGGCGAGCTCGCCGACGTATCCCGTGGGTACGAGGGTGACGCTGACCGCTGATCACCTGTCAGGGATGAAGGGAGCGGAGGCGAGCATCTCCGGTGCCTTCGACACGACGGCCTACTCCGTCAGCTACACCCCCACAAATGGCGGTGAGCGGGTCACCGACCACAAGTGGGTCGTTCACGAGGAGCTGGAGGATCCCGGCAAGGCGCCCCTCGCGGCCGGCACCGAGATCGATCTGGATGCAGACCACATGACCGGTATGGACGGCGCCGAGGCCACGATCGACCGCTCGACCGACGAGACGGTATACATGGTCGACCTCACGATCGACGGCGAGACGATGACCAACCACAAGTGGTTCGTCGAGAGCGAGATCCAACCGAGGAACTGACGGACCGGGTGGGC
Proteins encoded in this region:
- the recD gene encoding exodeoxyribonuclease V subunit alpha — translated: MTTIEQDRYDRRLALGATGELADLNTVGVIEAADVHVATRLAQLVEEGDDLARVTLALVVRAAREGSTSLDPEHARELLTESREGVEEPPVIPIELPSTQEWLRRVADSALAGAGVLRVEHALVYLDRYHREEVQVAQDLARRAATPAPAVDEAMLEAGLERVFPGASWTEQRDAVRTAVGRLTTVLAGGPGTGKTSTVAGLLTLLLEQAAGAGRRPRIALAAPTGKAAARLRESVLGSLEALSMQDRERLGTDIEAVTVHRLLGWRPDSSNRFRRGRGNPLPHDIVVVDEASMLSLTMTARLLEALRPSARLLLVGDPDQLASVEAGAVLADLVAGYGEGGVLRCDEGGALRCDEGASKGAAKGGDSPVARLRTSHRFGKEIGALAEAVRVGDADGAIAILAASREGGPVQHVEVEHVLDADEALRPRLLDQAKRLRTLALDGAHPAALRELGEHRLLCAHRDGPWGVGPWNDRVERWLAEATGEHGRHQLGRPLLVTANDRGLGLFNGDTGVMSLREGRVVGVFGEPEAPQVHAATSLADVETAYAMTIHKSQGSQATSVTVLLPDADSRLLTRELLYTAITRAQKSVVLVGSEEAIRAAITRRTQRATGLRHRL
- a CDS encoding four-helix bundle copper-binding protein, with amino-acid sequence MHTVEQMLEAYPKDLGGIDRAKLTECIQACFECAQTCTACADACLSEDMVADLTKCIRTNLDCADICTTTGSALSRHTGYDANVTRALLEACATVCKSCADNCDEHASMHEHCRICAEACRRCERACRDLISSLA
- a CDS encoding SprT-like domain-containing protein; amino-acid sequence: MEIGDARVLARELMDEHGLEDWTLVLDRAKRRAGVCRYSDRAIGLSRHLTRLHTLDQVRDTVLHEIAHALAGPAAAHGPRWRRTAIAVGASPQRCLPDDAARIPGSWLGTCPRGHTVDRHRRPSRVLSCRRCCPGFSPDSIFEWTHHGVPTDPGPGYRRELAGILARR
- a CDS encoding F510_1955 family glycosylhydrolase, producing MIHIHGVARHPRTGDLLLATHQGLFQQVDGDLVRNGPAIDLMGFAIDGDGTLYASGHPAPGTDLPQPVGLITSQDTGGNWQIASRGGQSDFHALSAGPTGVLGFDGTLRHTRDTKTWTTRDIPSPPRVLAASPRSGRVLATTEAGLLISQDDGATWASLAPPETAVLAAWADEDTIVVSSPAGRIATSDDAGRTWRRHPKSIGAAEALWAGRTAEGQLEIIASVEGRVISTTDAGTTTRVLIQ
- a CDS encoding GTPase domain-containing protein — translated: MAKLSQPTRAAIGTSLAGGALSALSNAPLQFGHLFRGRFPTVAVTGMTGVGKTRLADRLARRASVEAALDDGSATMERRTRKTAKGRGFRFRVVPGDNAATRLSALDEVFHDDPVDGVLHVVANGHATPRGTMPADATREDLLAAELEDFAITSHRVASMAVRRDRPIWLIIVVTKSDLFADDVDAAVRYYSPGSGTPFGAKVDELRSLAGGARLSVDVVPMFTEAEATTGKEKKQADRGSAQLISRLEARMAQLSGHV
- a CDS encoding LLM class flavin-dependent oxidoreductase, whose product is MSAALPPLSLLDLATVARDQPVAEALDQTVTLARTADELGAFERLWFAEHHNMPRIASAATSVLIAHIAARTERIRVGSGGVMLPNHSPLVIAEQFGTLAELHPGRIDLGLGRAPGTDGATMRALRTDPRAAEAFPHDVRELQGYLSGETRIEGIHAYPGRGTNVPLYILGSSLFGAQLAAAYGLPYAFASHFAPDALEQAVRTYRAKFTPSEQLAEPHVIAALNVIAADDTATAQAAQEKVLHARVRMLAGRVGSGRIDDDMVVALLDTQVGEQAKHMLTHTVAGDPDEVATGLADFAALADADELMVTNPAPGLDQRVRTLQILAEVAGRSA
- a CDS encoding ABC transporter permease yields the protein MTHLVSDSWTIVRRNIIKLRRVPDLLVFTTLQPIMFVLLFGFVFGALTQGNSDGYREFLMAGIFAQTVVFGGTFTGFGMAEDMQKGVIDRFRTLPMHPGAVLIGRTLSDVVNNVISLLVMGITGLLIGWRIRDGILDAVVATLLLLLFAYAISWVMAWVGLKVRTPEVVGNASFIIIFPLTFIANTFVPAERLPAALRTFAGWNPISTLTHAVRDNFGNLGALADTGMTAEAAREAAEYTWALQHAEIYTLGWILLIMAIFVPLSIRTYQRTVLR
- a CDS encoding reprolysin-like metallopeptidase, yielding MKRTTRAAGILAIAASVSMGAATAVQAEDVDPPSYQEFRADTYQDADRQYIVDGDIPVSTQAGLRDFYDAMTGQDNSTNLVVNQVYGQDDVWSAGQARDLTYCVSTKFRGDHDAVAAAMASGAAQWESASSGVDFVHVAAEDSNCTTRNRDVVFSVEPVKQANYIARAFFPSSSDRYMNVLVNTSQIFTSGWEPSNIMAHELGHTLGFRHEHTRPEAGTCFEDNSWRPLTPYDSSSIMHYPQCNGTDGSLTMTDWDRQGIQSVYGS
- a CDS encoding mycoredoxin; translated protein: MFSTTWCGYCRRLKSQLDREGIGYTEINIENTPGTAELVEVVNGGNQTVPTLLFPDGSSATNPSLADVRKQLG
- a CDS encoding ASCH domain-containing protein; its protein translation is MDDIEAFWERAQQHARLATVSSYMGESVLATLRPPAWAFGATPEQADELLALVLDGTKTATSSALWDYEAEGEDLPTPGTLGIVVDSAGTPRALVVTTDVRTAPFDEVDEEHAHAEGEGDRTLAHWRRVHEDFFTENASHDRGFARDMPVVLERFRVLHAEPA
- a CDS encoding ATP-binding cassette domain-containing protein, coding for MGDAAIEAEGLTKTYGQVRALRGIDLSVPAGSVLGVLGPNGAGKTTAVRILSTLIRPDSGSARVAGIDVVADPLAVRSRIGVAGQYAAVDEYLTGRENLEMIGRLYHVGGAAARRRAGELLTDFSLDDAADRPAKTYSGGMRRRLDLAGALVTRPPVVFLDEPTTGLDPRSRGDMWEVIRDLVGSGTTVLLTTQYLEEADFLADDIVVIDQGRIIAQGTADQLKAQVGGERLTVTVEDETRVGDAATTLASVGVGDVDVDEHTRTLNVAISNGTTALVDAVGRLGREGITVQDIGIRRPTLDDAFLSLTGHHAEDETETQQESA
- a CDS encoding YdhK family protein, which codes for MATTPRRVQAATTAAAVIALLAGCGGAAEEEATQSPHSSMTSGSSESEHGSGEEMTDHQPDGGPPPQGAERASSPTYPVGTRVTLTADHLSGMKGAEASISGAFDTTAYSVSYTPTNGGERVTDHKWVVHEELEDPGKAPLAAGTEIDLDADHMTGMDGAEATIDRSTDETVYMVDLTIDGETMTNHKWFVESEIQPRN